In Aspergillus oryzae RIB40 DNA, chromosome 6, one genomic interval encodes:
- a CDS encoding uncharacterized protein (predicted protein): protein MPNLHLANTNQCYWSLLDGNGTATWRDAELTDAGVKQAQVAHDFWQKELDTQQIHPPDSYFVSPLTRTLRTANITFSGLSLPHKSTPFRPLIKEYLREGISIHTCDQRRNRTYIHDLFPTWPIERGFTEIDELWNGVTAETNAAQDLRSKSALDSIFQANNSGLFVSVTSHSGEISSILRVVKHRTFKLNTGAVIPVLVRAETVPEAPTTTSVSWTASAHCTAPPVTSVDSCVCPSTAVPVTTPLVTVSV from the coding sequence ATGCCGAATCTCCATCTTGCTAACACCAACCAGTGCTATTGGTCCCTCCTGGACGGAAACGGCACTGCTACTTGGCGCGATGCCGAGCTCACTGATGCCGGCGTTAAGCAGGCTCAAGTTGCCCACGATTTCTGGCAAAAAGAGCTAGACACGCAACAGATTCACCCACCGGACAGCTACTTCGTCAGCCCCCTAACCCGCACCCTCCGCACAGCCAACATCACCTTCTCCGGCCTCAGTCTCCCACATAAAAGCACCCCCTTCCGCCCTCTGATCAAAGAGTATCTCCGTGAAGGAATCAGCATCCACACTTGTGATCAACGTCGCAACCGCACATACATCCACGACCTATTCCCTACTTGGCCCATCGAACGCGGTTTCACAGAGATAGACGAGCTCTGGAACGGCGTAACAGCCGAAACCAACGCCGCGCAGGATCTCCGTAGTAAATCTGCCCTGGACTCGATCTTCCAAGCCAACAATTCCGGCCTCTTCGTCTCAGTTACGAGCCATTCGGGCGAAATCAGCTCGATCCTCCGTGTGGTCAAGCATCGTACCTTTAAACTTAACACTGGTGCTGTCATACCCGTTCTCGTGCGCGCCGAGACCGTCCCTGAGGCCCCGACGACGACCTCGGTTTCGTGGACTGCTAGTGCACACTGTACTGCGCCGCCTGTTACGTCTGTCGACTCGTGCGTGTGTCCCTCTACGGCTGTCCCTGTGACGACGCCCTTGGTTACTGTTTCTGTATAA
- a CDS encoding putative nuclear localization protein (predicted protein), which produces MNGIGGDLVDGSGTINPAALNTNSGPSDHLPAGADEHGRRKRGRPPKTPRPSTTAIGDQATNIHMQTPRMQAQPLPHQAGVNVSPPQASPPDKTTPTKSTLVKALPTVRDHTTDQLNEEGDEYIPKEFDEAGEKKVNAMGYLTGNREYKCRTFRVPHRGTKLFMLATECARVLGYRDSYLLFNKNRSLHKIIATQIEKDDLIQQDILPYSYRSRQIAIVTARSMFRQFGSRVIVNGRRVRDDYWEGKARKQGFTEDDLAGEKRPGGAKARDAAAAEAASAASLLPALAHGDVIYSNALEAMPNSLPMGPPSSVSLAPLPMIHMATTTDDPRLREYNSMPRTRQELTGQPYQDRTQPSSAAEILNQASHTADFNKILSSQRSYRQKGLEDFYSKQREIPASAAQSQPGQLDSTPSASQPLQSPQIASAPMMNTTQPQQAMLPHQTPMIPGQPGLQQAVAHPQPPVGQSPARTGPAVRPDLMHQRSNPSLSAGTPQPSGPYGYPSQPQQMWGQPPPQPQPSPLSAAGPQAVGIPQYASQLHAQQQHSPSPLAQHPSQSPRNQPRPPAPQMPQSFPLHHPQAPQQQPMASMGFPGGTAAPYAAMTAARGMYPSTQGPGGQQFMAGAPQQPGLAMGMSAGGAMPGWAPTPGGPMQPGHPQPGQSGAPLGWSGY; this is translated from the exons ATGAATGGGATCGGAGGCGACCTTGTCGATGGTTCGGGAACTATTAATCCCGCTGCTTTGAATACCAACAGCG GTCCATCCGACCATCTGCCAGCAGGTGCGGACGAACATGGCCGTCGAAAGCGTGGGCGCCCTCCAAAGACCCCACGCCCCTCTACCACGGCTATTGGCGATCAAGCGACTAATATTCATATGCAAACCCCACGAATGCAAGCACAGCCCCTCCCTCACCAGGCGGGTGTCAACGTGTCGCCTCCCCAAGCATCGCCTCCGGACAAGACCACCCCGACCAAGTCCACCCTGGTCAAGGCACTCCCGACCGTCCGCGATCACACGACTGATCAACTGAACGAGGAGGGCGACGAGTACATCCCGAAGGAATTCGATGAAGCtggtgagaagaaggtcaatgCCATGGGTTATCTTACAGGCAACCGGGAGTACAAATGTCGCACGTTCCGTGTGCCTCACCGCGGAACGAAGCTTTTCATGCTAGCAACCGAATGTGCACGTGTACTTGGGTACCGCGACTCATATCTGTTGTTCAACAAAAATCGATCTCTGCACAAGATTATCGCCACGCAGATCGAAAAAGATGATTTGATTCAGCAAGACATCCTTCCATATTCCTACCGGTCACGTCAAATTGCCATTGTGACCGCAAGATCGATGTTCCGTCAGTTTGGCAGTCGAGTAATTGTGAACGGACGGCGAGTGCGTGATGATTATTGGGAGGGCAAGGCCCGGAAACAGGGCTTCACCGAAGACGACCTGGCGGGCGAGAAACGCCCCGGAGGGGCCAAAGCTCGCGATGCAGCCGCTGCGGAAGCGGCGAGTGCTGCCAGCCTCCTGCCAGCCCTGGCCCATGGCGATGTCATCTATAGCAATGCACTTGAGGCTATGCCCAACAGCTTACCTATGGGTCCACCATCGTCCGTTTCTCTTGCGCCGCTGCCGATGATCCATATGGCCACCACAACGGACGATCCGCGACTGAGAGAGTACAACAGCATGCCTAGGACCCGCCAAGAGTTGACTGGTCAGCCGTACCAAGACCGGACACAACCCAGTTCGGCGGCTGAGATTCTGAATCAGGCCTCTCACACCGCCGACTTTAATAAAATCCTGAGTTCCCAGCGCAGCTATCGCCAGAAAGGCTTGGAGGATTTCTATTCCAAGCAGCGCGAGATTCCAGCGTCCGCGGCTCAGTCGCAGCCTGGGCAGCTCGATTCGACTCCGTCGGCATCTCAACCCTTGCAGTCTCCTCAAATCGCGTCGGCTCCGATGATGAACACGACCCAGCCGCAGCAGGCCATGCTCCCCCATCAAACTCCGATGATACCCGGTCAGCCCGGCTTGCAGCAAGCGGTGGCCCACCCGCAACCCCCTGTTGGGCAGTCGCCCGCCCGGACAGGGCCTGCGGTTCGTCCTGACCTGATGCATCAGCGATCGAATCCTTCTCTATCTGCAGGCACTCCACAGCCTTCAGGCCCGTACGGTTACCCGTCACAACCGCAGCAGATGTGGGGTCAACCCCCGCCCCAACCGCAACCGTCGCCCTTGTCCGCCGCGGGTCCGCAGGCTGTGGGAATACCACAGTATGCCTCCCAACTACATGCACAGCAACAACACTCGCCTTCACCTCTCGCACAACATCCGTCGCAGTCTCCGCGGAACCAACCCCGTCCGCCTGCGCCACAAATGCCGCAGTCTTTCCCATTACATCATCCGCAGGCACCTCAACAACAGCCGATGGCATCCATGGGCTTTCCAGGCGGCACTGCGGCCCCATATGCTGCGATGACAGCTGCAAGAGGCATGTACCCTTCGACACAGGGGCCTGGTGGTCAGCAGTTTATGGCAGGAGCACCACAGCAGCCAGGCCTTGCCATGGGCATGAGCGCGGGAGGTGCCATGCCCGGCTGGGCCCCAACACCTGGCGGACCGATGCAACCGGGACATCCACAGCCAGGTCAATCCGGAGCTCCACTTGGATGGTCCGGTTACTAA